A window from Pararge aegeria chromosome 6, ilParAegt1.1, whole genome shotgun sequence encodes these proteins:
- the LOC120624536 gene encoding calcium-transporting ATPase sarcoplasmic/endoplasmic reticulum type isoform X1 yields MEDAHSKSVDEVLGYFGTDPDKGLSADQVKRNQDKYGPNELPTEEGKSIWQLVLEQFDDLLVKILLLAAIISFVLALFEEHEDAFSAFVEPFVILLILIANAVVGVWQERNAESAIEALKEYEPEMGKVVRGDKAGVQKVRAREIVPGDIVEVSVGDKIPADIRLIKIYSTTIRIDQSILTGESVSVIKHTDAIPDPRAVNQDKKNILFSGTNVAAGKARGIVIGTGLNTAIGKIRTEMSETEEIKTPLQQKLDEFGEQLSKVISVICVAVWAINIGHFNDPAHGGSWIKGAVYYFKIAVALAVAAIPEGLPAVITTCLALGTRRMAKKNAIVRSLPSVETLGCTSVICSDKTGTLTTNQMSVSRMFIFEKVEGGDSNFLEFEITGSTYEPIGDVYLKGQKVKAAEFDTLHELGTICVMCNDSAIDFNEFKQAFEKVGEATETALIVLAEKMNPFNVPKTGLDRRSTAIVVRQEIETKWKKEFTLEFSRDRKSMSTYCVPLKPSRLGTGPKLFVKGAPEGVLDRCSHARVGTAKVPLNSTLKNRILDLTRQYGTGRDTLRCLALATADNPMKPDEMDLGDSTKFYTYEVNLTFVGVVGMLDPPRKEVFDSIVRCRAAGIRVIVITGDNKATAEAICRRIGVFGEDEDTTGKSYSGREFDDLPISEQRAACAKARLFSRVEPAHKSKIVEYLQSMNEISAMTGDGVNDAPALKKAEIGIAMGSGTAVAKSAAEMVLADDNFSSIVAAVEEGRAIYNNMKQFIRYLISSNIGEVVSIFLTAALGLPEALIPVQLLWVNLVTDGLPATALGFNPPDLDIMDKPPRKADEGLISGWLFFRYMAIGGYVGMATVGAASWWFMYSPFGPQMTYWQLTHHLQCINGGDDFKGIDCKIFTDPHPMTMALSVLVTIEMLNAMNSLSENQSLVSMPPWSNMWLVGSMALSFTLHFVILYVEVLSAVFQVTPLSIDEWVTVMKFSLPVVLLDEVLKFVARKISDGERPTLLDWLDGMQWIVLMWAVFFGIIIYGPI; encoded by the exons aACTGCCTACGGAGGAAG GCAAAAGTATATGGCAGTTAGTTCTGGAACAATTTGATGACCTTTTAGTGAAGATTTTGCTGTTAGCTGCTATTATTTCTTTC GTATTAGCTTTATTTGAAGAACACGAAGATGCATTCTCAGCATTCGTAGAaccttttgttattttactaattctaattGCTAACGCTGTAGTGGGAGTATGGCAG GAAAGAAACGCAGAATCCGCCATAGAAGCTTTAAAAGAATACGAGCCCGAAATGGGTAAAGTAGTAAGAGGAGACAAAGCCGGCGTACAAAAAGTCCGAGCAAGAGAAATCGTGCCCGGTGACATCGTCGAGGTGTCCGTCGGAGACAAGATTCCCGCCGATATCCGCCTTATTAAGATTTACTCTACCACCATCCGTATTGACCAGTCTATCCTGACTGGTGAATCTGTGTCTGTGATTAAACACACTGACGCCATTCCCGACCCCCGCGCTGTGAACCAGGACAAAAAGAACATTCTCTTCTCCGGTACCAATGTCGCTGCTGGTAAAGCCCGCGGTATCGTCATCGGCACTGGTCTCAATACTGCCATTGGTAAAATTCGTACTGAAATGTCTGAGACTGAGGAAATTAAGACACCCTTGCAACAGAAACTCGACGAATTCGGTGAGCAACTATCAAAGGTCATCTCTGTCATTTGCGTTGCCGTATGGGCTATCAATATTGGACACTTCAACGACCCGGCCCACGGTGGAAGCTGGATCAAAGGTGCCGTCTACTACTTCAAGATCGCTGTGGCCCTGGCTGTCGCTGCCATTCCTGAAGGTCTGCCCGCTGTCATTACCACTTGTCTTGCTCTCGGTACTAGAAGGATGGCTAAGAAAAATGCTATTGTCAGGTCTCTGCCTTCAGTCGAAACCCTGGGTTGTACTTCGGTCATTTGCTCAGACAAGACTGGCACCCTGACTACCAATCAAATGTCTGTGTCCCGTATGTTCATCTTTGAAAAGGTCGAAGGTGGTGACAGCAATTTCCTCGAATTTGAAATCACCGGCTCCACCTATGAACCCATTGGCGATGTATACCTGAAAGGACAAAAGGTTAAGGCTGCGGAATTCGACACACTCCATGAATTAGGCACCATTTGCGTCATGTGCAATGACTCCGCTATTGACTTCAATGAGTTCAAACAGGCATTCGAGAAAGTCGGTGAAGCAACAGAAACCGCTCTTATCGTTCTCGCCGAAAAGATGAACCCATTCAACGTCCCAAAAACCGGCCTCGACCGCCGATCCACTGCTATCGTTGTCCGTCAAGAGATCGAGACTAAATGGAAGAAAGAATTCACTCTTGAATTCTCCCGTGACAGGAAATCTATGTCCACTTACTGCGTACCACTCAAGCCTTCCCGCCTCGGCACTGGACCTAAACTTTTCGTTAAAGGTGCCCCAGAAGGTGTATTGGACCGTTGTAGCCACGCCCGTGTGGGAACTGCTAAAGTTCCTCTTAACTCTACCCTTAAGAACCGCATCCTCGATCTCACCCGCCAATATGGTACTGGACGTGATACCCTACGTTGCTTAGCCCTAGCCACAGCCGATAACCCCATGAAGCCCGATGAAATGGACCTTGGTGATTCTACCAAATTCTACACATATGAAGTCAACCTTACCTTTGTTGGTGTTGTGGGCATGTTGGACCCTCCTCGCAAGGAAGTGTTCGACTCGATCGTACGTTGCCGCGCAGCTGGTATCCGTGTAATCGTCATCACCGGTGACAACAAAGCCACTGCTGAAGCTATCTGCAG GCGTATCGGCGTGTTCGGAGAGGATGAAGACACAACTGGCAAATCTTACTCTGGTCGCGAGTTTGACGATCTCCCAATTAGCGAACAACGCGCTGCCTGTGCAAAGGCCCGTCTATTCTCCCGCGTAGAGCCTGCCCACAAGTCCAAGATCGTTGAGTACTTGCAGAGCATGAATGAAATCTCCGCTATG ACTGGTGATGGTGTAAACGACGCGCCCGCCCTCAAGAAGGCTGAAATCGGTATTGCCATGGGTTCCGGAACTGCTGTCGCCAAGTCTGCCGCCGAGATGGTGCTGGCTGACGACAACTTCTCCTCAATTGTCGCCGCCGTTGAAGAAG GTCGTGCTATCTACAACAACATGAAGCAGTTCATCCGTTACCTGATCTCCTCGAACATCGGTGAAGTCGTATCCATCTTCTTGACTGCCGCTCTCGGTCTTCCCGAAGCCCTGATTCCCGTACAACTTCTGTGGGTCAACTTGGTCACAGACGGTCTGCCCGCTACTGCTCTCGGTTTCAACCCACCTGACTTGGACATCATGGACAAACCACCCCGCAAAGCTGACGAAGGTCTAATTTCTGGATGGCTGTTCTTCAG GTACATGGCTATCGGTGGTTACGTCGGTATGGCCACAGTAGGCGCCGCCTCATGGTGGTTCATGTACTCGCCGTTCGGACCCCAGATGACATACTGGCAACTGACTCATCACTTGCAATGCATCAATGGTGGTGACGACTTCAAG GGTATCGACTGCAAGATCTTCACTGACCCTCACCCAATGACGATGGCTCTCTCCGTGCTGGTCACAATTGAGATGTTGAACGCTATGAACAGCTTGTCAGAGAACCAGTCGCTGGTGTCGATGCCGCCATGGTCCAACATGTGGCTCGTCGGCTCAATGGCGCTCTCTTTCACGCTCCACTTCGTTATTCTATACGTAGAGGTCCTTTCG GCCGTGTTCCAAGTGACGCCGCTGTCGATAGACGAGTGGGTGACAGTGATGAAGTTCTCGCTGCCCGTGGTGCTCCTGGACGAGGTGCTGAAGTTCGTCGCGCGCAAGATCTCCGACGGTGAGAGGCCAACCCTGCTTGACTGGCTCGACGGCATGCAATGGATTGTGCTCATGTGGGCGGTCTTCTTTGGCATCATCATCTACGGACCCATATAA
- the LOC120624536 gene encoding calcium-transporting ATPase sarcoplasmic/endoplasmic reticulum type isoform X2: protein MEDAHSKSVDEVLGYFGTDPDKGLSADQVKRNQDKYGPNELPTEEGKSIWQLVLEQFDDLLVKILLLAAIISFVLALFEEHEDAFSAFVEPFVILLILIANAVVGVWQERNAESAIEALKEYEPEMGKVVRGDKAGVQKVRAREIVPGDIVEVSVGDKIPADIRLIKIYSTTIRIDQSILTGESVSVIKHTDAIPDPRAVNQDKKNILFSGTNVAAGKARGIVIGTGLNTAIGKIRTEMSETEEIKTPLQQKLDEFGEQLSKVISVICVAVWAINIGHFNDPAHGGSWIKGAVYYFKIAVALAVAAIPEGLPAVITTCLALGTRRMAKKNAIVRSLPSVETLGCTSVICSDKTGTLTTNQMSVSRMFIFEKVEGGDSNFLEFEITGSTYEPIGDVYLKGQKVKAAEFDTLHELGTICVMCNDSAIDFNEFKQAFEKVGEATETALIVLAEKMNPFNVPKTGLDRRSTAIVVRQEIETKWKKEFTLEFSRDRKSMSTYCVPLKPSRLGTGPKLFVKGAPEGVLDRCSHARVGTAKVPLNSTLKNRILDLTRQYGTGRDTLRCLALATADNPMKPDEMDLGDSTKFYTYEVNLTFVGVVGMLDPPRKEVFDSIVRCRAAGIRVIVITGDNKATAEAICRRIGVFGEDEDTTGKSYSGREFDDLPISEQRAACAKARLFSRVEPAHKSKIVEYLQSMNEISAMTGDGVNDAPALKKAEIGIAMGSGTAVAKSAAEMVLADDNFSSIVAAVEEGRAIYNNMKQFIRYLISSNIGEVVSIFLTAALGLPEALIPVQLLWVNLVTDGLPATALGFNPPDLDIMDKPPRKADEGLISGWLFFRYMAIGGYVGMATVGAASWWFMYSPFGPQMTYWQLTHHLQCINGGDDFKGIDCKIFTDPHPMTMALSVLVTIEMLNAMNSLSENQSLVSMPPWSNMWLVGSMALSFTLHFVILYVEVLSAVFQVTPLSIDEWVTVMKFSLPVVLLDEVLKFVARKISDANEVVIDKW, encoded by the exons aACTGCCTACGGAGGAAG GCAAAAGTATATGGCAGTTAGTTCTGGAACAATTTGATGACCTTTTAGTGAAGATTTTGCTGTTAGCTGCTATTATTTCTTTC GTATTAGCTTTATTTGAAGAACACGAAGATGCATTCTCAGCATTCGTAGAaccttttgttattttactaattctaattGCTAACGCTGTAGTGGGAGTATGGCAG GAAAGAAACGCAGAATCCGCCATAGAAGCTTTAAAAGAATACGAGCCCGAAATGGGTAAAGTAGTAAGAGGAGACAAAGCCGGCGTACAAAAAGTCCGAGCAAGAGAAATCGTGCCCGGTGACATCGTCGAGGTGTCCGTCGGAGACAAGATTCCCGCCGATATCCGCCTTATTAAGATTTACTCTACCACCATCCGTATTGACCAGTCTATCCTGACTGGTGAATCTGTGTCTGTGATTAAACACACTGACGCCATTCCCGACCCCCGCGCTGTGAACCAGGACAAAAAGAACATTCTCTTCTCCGGTACCAATGTCGCTGCTGGTAAAGCCCGCGGTATCGTCATCGGCACTGGTCTCAATACTGCCATTGGTAAAATTCGTACTGAAATGTCTGAGACTGAGGAAATTAAGACACCCTTGCAACAGAAACTCGACGAATTCGGTGAGCAACTATCAAAGGTCATCTCTGTCATTTGCGTTGCCGTATGGGCTATCAATATTGGACACTTCAACGACCCGGCCCACGGTGGAAGCTGGATCAAAGGTGCCGTCTACTACTTCAAGATCGCTGTGGCCCTGGCTGTCGCTGCCATTCCTGAAGGTCTGCCCGCTGTCATTACCACTTGTCTTGCTCTCGGTACTAGAAGGATGGCTAAGAAAAATGCTATTGTCAGGTCTCTGCCTTCAGTCGAAACCCTGGGTTGTACTTCGGTCATTTGCTCAGACAAGACTGGCACCCTGACTACCAATCAAATGTCTGTGTCCCGTATGTTCATCTTTGAAAAGGTCGAAGGTGGTGACAGCAATTTCCTCGAATTTGAAATCACCGGCTCCACCTATGAACCCATTGGCGATGTATACCTGAAAGGACAAAAGGTTAAGGCTGCGGAATTCGACACACTCCATGAATTAGGCACCATTTGCGTCATGTGCAATGACTCCGCTATTGACTTCAATGAGTTCAAACAGGCATTCGAGAAAGTCGGTGAAGCAACAGAAACCGCTCTTATCGTTCTCGCCGAAAAGATGAACCCATTCAACGTCCCAAAAACCGGCCTCGACCGCCGATCCACTGCTATCGTTGTCCGTCAAGAGATCGAGACTAAATGGAAGAAAGAATTCACTCTTGAATTCTCCCGTGACAGGAAATCTATGTCCACTTACTGCGTACCACTCAAGCCTTCCCGCCTCGGCACTGGACCTAAACTTTTCGTTAAAGGTGCCCCAGAAGGTGTATTGGACCGTTGTAGCCACGCCCGTGTGGGAACTGCTAAAGTTCCTCTTAACTCTACCCTTAAGAACCGCATCCTCGATCTCACCCGCCAATATGGTACTGGACGTGATACCCTACGTTGCTTAGCCCTAGCCACAGCCGATAACCCCATGAAGCCCGATGAAATGGACCTTGGTGATTCTACCAAATTCTACACATATGAAGTCAACCTTACCTTTGTTGGTGTTGTGGGCATGTTGGACCCTCCTCGCAAGGAAGTGTTCGACTCGATCGTACGTTGCCGCGCAGCTGGTATCCGTGTAATCGTCATCACCGGTGACAACAAAGCCACTGCTGAAGCTATCTGCAG GCGTATCGGCGTGTTCGGAGAGGATGAAGACACAACTGGCAAATCTTACTCTGGTCGCGAGTTTGACGATCTCCCAATTAGCGAACAACGCGCTGCCTGTGCAAAGGCCCGTCTATTCTCCCGCGTAGAGCCTGCCCACAAGTCCAAGATCGTTGAGTACTTGCAGAGCATGAATGAAATCTCCGCTATG ACTGGTGATGGTGTAAACGACGCGCCCGCCCTCAAGAAGGCTGAAATCGGTATTGCCATGGGTTCCGGAACTGCTGTCGCCAAGTCTGCCGCCGAGATGGTGCTGGCTGACGACAACTTCTCCTCAATTGTCGCCGCCGTTGAAGAAG GTCGTGCTATCTACAACAACATGAAGCAGTTCATCCGTTACCTGATCTCCTCGAACATCGGTGAAGTCGTATCCATCTTCTTGACTGCCGCTCTCGGTCTTCCCGAAGCCCTGATTCCCGTACAACTTCTGTGGGTCAACTTGGTCACAGACGGTCTGCCCGCTACTGCTCTCGGTTTCAACCCACCTGACTTGGACATCATGGACAAACCACCCCGCAAAGCTGACGAAGGTCTAATTTCTGGATGGCTGTTCTTCAG GTACATGGCTATCGGTGGTTACGTCGGTATGGCCACAGTAGGCGCCGCCTCATGGTGGTTCATGTACTCGCCGTTCGGACCCCAGATGACATACTGGCAACTGACTCATCACTTGCAATGCATCAATGGTGGTGACGACTTCAAG GGTATCGACTGCAAGATCTTCACTGACCCTCACCCAATGACGATGGCTCTCTCCGTGCTGGTCACAATTGAGATGTTGAACGCTATGAACAGCTTGTCAGAGAACCAGTCGCTGGTGTCGATGCCGCCATGGTCCAACATGTGGCTCGTCGGCTCAATGGCGCTCTCTTTCACGCTCCACTTCGTTATTCTATACGTAGAGGTCCTTTCG GCCGTGTTCCAAGTGACGCCGCTGTCGATAGACGAGTGGGTGACAGTGATGAAGTTCTCGCTGCCCGTGGTGCTCCTGGACGAGGTGCTGAAGTTCGTCGCGCGCAAGATCTCCGACG
- the LOC120624536 gene encoding calcium-transporting ATPase sarcoplasmic/endoplasmic reticulum type isoform X3, whose product MEDAHSKSVDEVLGYFGTDPDKGLSADQVKRNQDKYGPNELPTEEGKSIWQLVLEQFDDLLVKILLLAAIISFVLALFEEHEDAFSAFVEPFVILLILIANAVVGVWQERNAESAIEALKEYEPEMGKVVRGDKAGVQKVRAREIVPGDIVEVSVGDKIPADIRLIKIYSTTIRIDQSILTGESVSVIKHTDAIPDPRAVNQDKKNILFSGTNVAAGKARGIVIGTGLNTAIGKIRTEMSETEEIKTPLQQKLDEFGEQLSKVISVICVAVWAINIGHFNDPAHGGSWIKGAVYYFKIAVALAVAAIPEGLPAVITTCLALGTRRMAKKNAIVRSLPSVETLGCTSVICSDKTGTLTTNQMSVSRMFIFEKVEGGDSNFLEFEITGSTYEPIGDVYLKGQKVKAAEFDTLHELGTICVMCNDSAIDFNEFKQAFEKVGEATETALIVLAEKMNPFNVPKTGLDRRSTAIVVRQEIETKWKKEFTLEFSRDRKSMSTYCVPLKPSRLGTGPKLFVKGAPEGVLDRCSHARVGTAKVPLNSTLKNRILDLTRQYGTGRDTLRCLALATADNPMKPDEMDLGDSTKFYTYEVNLTFVGVVGMLDPPRKEVFDSIVRCRAAGIRVIVITGDNKATAEAICRRIGVFGEDEDTTGKSYSGREFDDLPISEQRAACAKARLFSRVEPAHKSKIVEYLQSMNEISAMTGDGVNDAPALKKAEIGIAMGSGTAVAKSAAEMVLADDNFSSIVAAVEEGRAIYNNMKQFIRYLISSNIGEVVSIFLTAALGLPEALIPVQLLWVNLVTDGLPATALGFNPPDLDIMDKPPRKADEGLISGWLFFRYMAIGGYVGMATVGAASWWFMYSPFGPQMTYWQLTHHLQCINGGDDFKGIDCKIFTDPHPMTMALSVLVTIEMLNAMNSLSENQSLVSMPPWSNMWLVGSMALSFTLHFVILYVEVLSAVFQVTPLSIDEWVTVMKFSLPVVLLDEVLKFVARKISDAQPMWKV is encoded by the exons aACTGCCTACGGAGGAAG GCAAAAGTATATGGCAGTTAGTTCTGGAACAATTTGATGACCTTTTAGTGAAGATTTTGCTGTTAGCTGCTATTATTTCTTTC GTATTAGCTTTATTTGAAGAACACGAAGATGCATTCTCAGCATTCGTAGAaccttttgttattttactaattctaattGCTAACGCTGTAGTGGGAGTATGGCAG GAAAGAAACGCAGAATCCGCCATAGAAGCTTTAAAAGAATACGAGCCCGAAATGGGTAAAGTAGTAAGAGGAGACAAAGCCGGCGTACAAAAAGTCCGAGCAAGAGAAATCGTGCCCGGTGACATCGTCGAGGTGTCCGTCGGAGACAAGATTCCCGCCGATATCCGCCTTATTAAGATTTACTCTACCACCATCCGTATTGACCAGTCTATCCTGACTGGTGAATCTGTGTCTGTGATTAAACACACTGACGCCATTCCCGACCCCCGCGCTGTGAACCAGGACAAAAAGAACATTCTCTTCTCCGGTACCAATGTCGCTGCTGGTAAAGCCCGCGGTATCGTCATCGGCACTGGTCTCAATACTGCCATTGGTAAAATTCGTACTGAAATGTCTGAGACTGAGGAAATTAAGACACCCTTGCAACAGAAACTCGACGAATTCGGTGAGCAACTATCAAAGGTCATCTCTGTCATTTGCGTTGCCGTATGGGCTATCAATATTGGACACTTCAACGACCCGGCCCACGGTGGAAGCTGGATCAAAGGTGCCGTCTACTACTTCAAGATCGCTGTGGCCCTGGCTGTCGCTGCCATTCCTGAAGGTCTGCCCGCTGTCATTACCACTTGTCTTGCTCTCGGTACTAGAAGGATGGCTAAGAAAAATGCTATTGTCAGGTCTCTGCCTTCAGTCGAAACCCTGGGTTGTACTTCGGTCATTTGCTCAGACAAGACTGGCACCCTGACTACCAATCAAATGTCTGTGTCCCGTATGTTCATCTTTGAAAAGGTCGAAGGTGGTGACAGCAATTTCCTCGAATTTGAAATCACCGGCTCCACCTATGAACCCATTGGCGATGTATACCTGAAAGGACAAAAGGTTAAGGCTGCGGAATTCGACACACTCCATGAATTAGGCACCATTTGCGTCATGTGCAATGACTCCGCTATTGACTTCAATGAGTTCAAACAGGCATTCGAGAAAGTCGGTGAAGCAACAGAAACCGCTCTTATCGTTCTCGCCGAAAAGATGAACCCATTCAACGTCCCAAAAACCGGCCTCGACCGCCGATCCACTGCTATCGTTGTCCGTCAAGAGATCGAGACTAAATGGAAGAAAGAATTCACTCTTGAATTCTCCCGTGACAGGAAATCTATGTCCACTTACTGCGTACCACTCAAGCCTTCCCGCCTCGGCACTGGACCTAAACTTTTCGTTAAAGGTGCCCCAGAAGGTGTATTGGACCGTTGTAGCCACGCCCGTGTGGGAACTGCTAAAGTTCCTCTTAACTCTACCCTTAAGAACCGCATCCTCGATCTCACCCGCCAATATGGTACTGGACGTGATACCCTACGTTGCTTAGCCCTAGCCACAGCCGATAACCCCATGAAGCCCGATGAAATGGACCTTGGTGATTCTACCAAATTCTACACATATGAAGTCAACCTTACCTTTGTTGGTGTTGTGGGCATGTTGGACCCTCCTCGCAAGGAAGTGTTCGACTCGATCGTACGTTGCCGCGCAGCTGGTATCCGTGTAATCGTCATCACCGGTGACAACAAAGCCACTGCTGAAGCTATCTGCAG GCGTATCGGCGTGTTCGGAGAGGATGAAGACACAACTGGCAAATCTTACTCTGGTCGCGAGTTTGACGATCTCCCAATTAGCGAACAACGCGCTGCCTGTGCAAAGGCCCGTCTATTCTCCCGCGTAGAGCCTGCCCACAAGTCCAAGATCGTTGAGTACTTGCAGAGCATGAATGAAATCTCCGCTATG ACTGGTGATGGTGTAAACGACGCGCCCGCCCTCAAGAAGGCTGAAATCGGTATTGCCATGGGTTCCGGAACTGCTGTCGCCAAGTCTGCCGCCGAGATGGTGCTGGCTGACGACAACTTCTCCTCAATTGTCGCCGCCGTTGAAGAAG GTCGTGCTATCTACAACAACATGAAGCAGTTCATCCGTTACCTGATCTCCTCGAACATCGGTGAAGTCGTATCCATCTTCTTGACTGCCGCTCTCGGTCTTCCCGAAGCCCTGATTCCCGTACAACTTCTGTGGGTCAACTTGGTCACAGACGGTCTGCCCGCTACTGCTCTCGGTTTCAACCCACCTGACTTGGACATCATGGACAAACCACCCCGCAAAGCTGACGAAGGTCTAATTTCTGGATGGCTGTTCTTCAG GTACATGGCTATCGGTGGTTACGTCGGTATGGCCACAGTAGGCGCCGCCTCATGGTGGTTCATGTACTCGCCGTTCGGACCCCAGATGACATACTGGCAACTGACTCATCACTTGCAATGCATCAATGGTGGTGACGACTTCAAG GGTATCGACTGCAAGATCTTCACTGACCCTCACCCAATGACGATGGCTCTCTCCGTGCTGGTCACAATTGAGATGTTGAACGCTATGAACAGCTTGTCAGAGAACCAGTCGCTGGTGTCGATGCCGCCATGGTCCAACATGTGGCTCGTCGGCTCAATGGCGCTCTCTTTCACGCTCCACTTCGTTATTCTATACGTAGAGGTCCTTTCG GCCGTGTTCCAAGTGACGCCGCTGTCGATAGACGAGTGGGTGACAGTGATGAAGTTCTCGCTGCCCGTGGTGCTCCTGGACGAGGTGCTGAAGTTCGTCGCGCGCAAGATCTCCGACG